The genomic stretch tcaccTCTAACAtatgaacacacatacacacacacacacacacacacacacacacacacacaagccctTCTATGATCTGTAACGCATCAGTAAAAGACTGGAAAAGCGTGGCTCAGTAACATCTGACagttcttatttttaaattctattttccGGCATTTCACAGAGAATAATGCTGTTGACAGACTTGACACACTGAAAACCTTGATGCAAGTCTCATCAATTTCCTATGATGTTTTATTATCACTTTAAAATGGGATTTCTTGCTCtcctaaaaaaaatctttaaaaagaaatctgacATTGAAAGCtactgttgatgtttttttaagcTACTTTGTCGACAGACAAAGTAGCTTAAAAAAAGTagctcaaaatgtttttgacagTATGGTCTCTAGATTTTTGTTAAAGGGGGAGGAATCAAGAATTTCAAACAGAAAactatgcaaaaacaaaacaaaacaacaaacatactGTATCATCATCACAGCTGGCTACATATTTACATTGTCTCTAAACATTTACTGTGCCATTTCTGATCTAACTCAAAGATTACATTCTGTGAGAGAAAGCATTTTCACTTCTTTGAAGCATAATTACACTCTTTCAAGACAGATCTGCATCACAGCATCCAGAGTGTTTTGAAGTAATTGCCCAACttactgtagaagaaactgTCTTGGCTTCTGCTAATAAGAAATGAATGCTGCCTCTGGTAAATATCATAAAAAAGCAATAATTTTAATTGGATTCTACATTAACTTCTCTAAATTTACTGCGCCAGCTTTGAATTTCAAATCAGGGCAGAACATTTGGTTGATAACTCAGGAAATTGTCCCAAATAAGTTGTTATGCAAAGGCAGCTTTGTTTTAATTAGAGGAATTTGCTTGACAGCATGAATGCCAGTGTTCATATACAAATCATCTGTGCTGTGTTGATGATGCAGCTTGGCTTCACACATCCCTTCTGGCAGCAGTTATCTATTATGATAGCATTAATAcaaatgtatgagtgtgtgtgtgtgtgtgtgtgtgtgtgtgtgtgtgtgtgtgtgtgtgtgtgtgtgtgtgtgtgtgtgtgtgtgtgtgtgtgtgtgtgtgtgtgtatgtgtggatcATTGCTGTCTGAATCTTATTCAATATTCAGGTGTTTTATGAAACTTGTGCTGAGTGCCAGATATTAATATCAGAGTCGTCCTCTGCAGATTTTGGCCCCCCAACAACCTTTACATCTTTGGCATTTCCTTCACAGATTGAATGGATGAAAACCTGCTTGCATAATTGGACTGGGTTCAGTATGAATCCTCAGAAATTAAAGGATAGCACTTTTACTGCCCTCGGAGATGAGAATAGACCATAGAGTGATGCGAGAAGTCTTTCCAGAGAGCTTTTAGATCATCTCCTCCAATTCATTGCCGTTAGGAATAACTGAGGAGCAGCAGAATGGCAAATTGTGCCACTTGATTAAGTTCCCATGGGGAGTCGAGCTGCCTCGCTTACTGGTGTCATGAAAATTATGCAAACTTTCCGACCCTAGTTCATTAGCAAACTTACAACACAGTACTgagtaaaaatagaaacacagcatgtctacaacagaatggatgtcatgaaacaaccaagtaTGCACCatattggaaatgataatgTGCAGATTGAAAGTGGGGTCATAGACCAGAAATCACAATTCAGCTAAGAGTCATACATCTGAAATCTGGAGTGTTGTCGACTTGGCGAAGTTGGTAGACATTTTTGGGCACTTTGTCATGTTGACAGACACCAGAGCATCATGTGTCAGATTATCTGTCCTATCAACctgtctgaaatgatttcttTCATGACAAATGATGGGgttgtggacattcaagtgGCCTAACTGACATGTTGGCATCAGCCCATTCTCATCGtcctcttgtcatctgtggcatcgagtcatttgaataaagctacATTTTAAAGTGATCTTTTATAGTCACTGTGTTTTGGTCACACTAGCtgatcattgtcctttaaagcTGCACCTGACCAGGATGTGAATGAACTCGGTTGAGAATTTGTCACCTGCTGAACAGCTCGAAAGCTTTTTGTGCAGAGCTGGCTTTAACTCTTTTACAGACATAGAAACAGAATTATGATtttacatgctgcatttatgttttggttttgtgtaatttcaacCAAACCAGCAGATGTGCTAGCATACTTTTGATGGCCACTTCTAAAAAAATCAAAGGACTTTCATTGAGGCACATATTGATTTCAAAATTGATTTGCAATTTTCTAGAACAAAAAGATTGTGCTGGGAAATCAAACGTAAAACCATATTTGTGTGAATTcgaagagaaataaaatgaaacatctaACTCGTACATGACTTTTGTCCTGCATAATCCATGAGAAAAATGTATAAAGTCAAACCTAACAGTTGATTCTGAAgccatattctattctattctattctattctgttttgtttgctttttggaGCAGACATAAATCACCCTGCATGACtggttgtgtgtgcgtgtgtgcaagCGAATGAGCGAGaccgtgtgtgtttgtgtgtgacgtGGTCTCGGTTTGAACTTTGTCAGCCGCACGCACACCCTGGCTCTGTGCTACAGGGAAATGTGGGCGTTGTGTCTGCCAGGCCTCTTACACTTGGCTTGTCTACATGcattactcacacacacacaaacacacacacacacacacacacacacacacacacacacacacacacacacacacaaatgtagtCTACAACATCAGcacaacacacagaaacacgcacagtcatacatgcacacatgcacaaaaaaaaaaaaacaaaacaaaagtcacacacacacacaggcagagtCCATTGAGGATTTCATCTTGCTAAATAGTTAATATTCAAACTGGCCAGGCCTGCCAGGCAGCCAGTGGCATGATAGCATTAGCTGCTGTAATTCACATctacctccctctctctctctctctgtcactgactcacatgcacacagcagTTTTgccatcacttcagaggacattgCATTGACTTAGATTCATTTCCTGGAGCTTTATCCTGTATTCTAGCCACCTAACCCTAATCTTAAATCAAATATTCCCACTAAAATCAACTATGAGATTTGCTTTGCATCCCAAAAATGTGCAACCAGATGTGTCCCCACAATGTGAGCAACACAATTAtgtacacacgcacacacacacacacacacacacacacacacacacacacacacacacggacacatacacacacagtgtcATGTCTCAGCACTCAGCATCTCTGTTAATTCATGGgtcttcctgctgcagcttgGCTCCTGGGACTCTGTAATTCAGTGTTGGTCAGTCATGTTTACTGAGGTGACGTTAATGCAACAACGCTGCAGTTCAGCCTGTCATCTCCCACTCTCACATAACCCTTCCTACAGCCCTGCATCCAGTAGATGGCCTCATTGTGCCTTTCTGTGCATGCCTGCTGGCTACAGGTTCATCTCAGGACATCACGCCACCTTCATGTTAagctcttcttctctcttttacCACTTTATGGCAGGGATGTTCGAGATTTTGCTCTGTTAGATGCAAGCAAATAAAGCAGATGCCTGTATTATTGTTACAATCAAACAGGAAGATTATGATGTAGGCTTTAAAAGTGGTAAATCAGAGTGAAACTCAAATCAGATTTTCACATCATTTGAGGAACAGAAaagtttttcttccttcctaTAATAAAGCTTCCATCCCTTTGCCGTAAATCCAAGACGCACAGGTTGCCAATGCGGGGGAAACTCTCTGACAAACAATCCGTGCGCTCTATAAAGTGAATTTATATGGCTTTACCCTTCCTTTTCTCATTGGATAAATGGAGCAGTTGTGGCAGAGACCGTGgcgcacagcagcagcagcaggcagcagctGAGCGGAGAGAGAGGAGCGCGCACGAAAAACGCTCTTGGAAAGACCAGAGTCATTCCCATTGCTCTCCGCCGGGCCAGTCAGGACCGCAGATACATAGGATCCGAATGTTGCACGACAGAAGGATGACcccaaaaagaaaagcataaggactgattgaaaaaaaaaaaaacacctgaggACCGTCGCAGCAGAGAGAGCGTGACTGACTCCCCATGGAGGAGAGCGCGGAGAGGGTGAGCTCCTTCACTTCGTACCAAGATACAAGTTGGATGTACGCCGAAGAGATGTTGATGTGGGactgattttatttgtcttttttattattagtttgtTACACTGAGTTTtggattacattttttaaccaaGACGCGTCAGAGTGCTCCGAAGCTGTCCACATCCACAGAGCGAAGCGCACGGTGTCCAAAAAACCTGAACATTACAAAAAGAGAATCTGCTCCCCTATTGCAAAGAAACAGGGATTATACAACCAGAGATGATTTAGGTGGGTGACCAAAATAACtcgaatgtttttttttttcgttttttttttctttttgaaaggaaagcggTCGCTCTGCTGTGTTCACACGCAGCCAAACTAAACCAAAAGACAACAGAAACGCATCTGGATTAAAGCAGCATGTCTGCATAAAACGAGAGGTGTGTTTCCCTAATGAATTGGGCATTTAATTCCTTTATTTTCAAATTGGACTTTtgaattctgtttatttttgggggGACGGGACCTCAGCTGGAAATGTTAACTGAAGACTGTGCCACTTACTACCAGAGATCGGCATTCAAAGAGATataaatagaaaagaaatataaaaaaggcAACACCTAGCAGCCGGGGTGGATCAGCGTCAATACAGGGACCAATAAGCACAGGGACACGCCTCGAAGATCATTAAACAAATCAGATAAACGCAGCCCCAAAATCATCAATGGAAGTTATTGATGAGGTGGTATATAAGGCTAATGACTGACCAAGCCTCCGTTTACTCAAAAGCTCGGCAACAGCGTGTTGTGAAACTTTTGCTGAGGGCTTGACAGCAGAGGTGTGCAATGAGAGGAGCAAAAGGAACAAGAACTTTACgttaaaatcttttattttcactgctGCATTCAGATTATTTCATGACTACAGTGCTtgttagaaaaacaacaactgcaaacagctggaatattccttttcCCCTTCGAACTAGAATGTCTGCTGCCTGCACTGCTGCTGCAGGAATTTGTGAACCAGGCATTTTTGGAGGGCaagtttccacagagagacttttgaaatatttatagCAGCTCTTGTACGAGAATGGTGGCTGTGACAAAGAGCCTATGGATGACCCAGTCTGTGGGAGAGCTGGTGCCGAGACAGTTTACCTCTCCACCAGCTACGCCGTCCGTCTGAAACTCTTCCCCGGAGAGgcacagctgctgcaggctgGGGATGTGATGGGGTGACTGTTGACACCCCCCTCACCCACCCCCTCTCTCGCTTTATTAGCACTGCAACATAAACAATGGATCAGAATTTCTCAACGGTTCGAGATGGCAAGCAGCTCACCTCCGAGAGGGACTCATCCAAACGTGTCCTGACAGGATGCTTCCTCTCCCTGCTCATCTTCACCACGCTGCTAGGCAACACTCTCGTGTGTGTTGCCGTCACCAAGTTCCGACACCTGAGGTCGAAGGTCACCAACTTCTTTGTCATCTCGTTGGCCATCTCTGACCTTCTGGTGGCTATTCTGGTCATGCCGTGGAAGGCAGCGACAGAGATCATGGGCTTTTGGCCATTCGGGGCGTTCTGCAACGTCTGGGTGGCGTTTGACATAATGTGCTCCACTGCCTCCATCTTGAACCTGTGTGTGATTAGTGTCGACCGTTACTGGGCCATCTCCAGCCCATTCCGCTATGAACGCAAGATGACCCCGAAAGTGGCGTGTCTAATGATCAGTGTGGCGTGGACCCTGTCTGTACTTATCTCCTTCATTCCCGTCCAGCTCAACTGGCACAGAGCTCAGACCACCGGCTACTCAGAGCTAAATGGAACGTACTCTGGTGAGCTGCCCCCTGACGACAACTGTGACTCCAGCCTTAACAGGACCTACGCCATCTCGTCCTCCCTTATCAGTTTCTACATCCCAGTGGCGATTATGATCGTCACCTACACCCGGATCTACCGCATCGCCCAGAAGCAGATAAGGAGAATATCTGCCCTGGAGCGGGCAGCAGAGAGTGCCAAAAACCGCCACAGCAGCATGGGGAATACTTCGAACATGGAGAGTGAGAGCTCATTCAAAATGTCATTCAAACGAGAAACCAAAGTCTTAAAGACGCTCTCGGTCATcatgggtgtgtttgtgtgttgctggTTGCCCTTCTTCATCCTCAACTGCATGGTTCCGTTCTGTGAGGCGAACTTGCCGGACGGTTCCACGGAGTTCCCCTGCATCAGCTCCaccacttttgatgtgtttgtgtggtttggCTGGGCAAACTCTTCGCTCAACCCCATCATCTATGCCTTCAACGCCGACTTCCGCAAGGCCTTCTCCATCCTCCTGGGCTGCCACCGGCTCTGCCCCGGGAGCAACGCCATCGAGATCGTCAGTATTAACAACAACATGGGCGCCCCTACCTCGAATCCCAGCTGTCAGTATCAGCCCAAGAGCCACATCCCAAAAGAGGGCAACAACTCGGCCGGCTATGTGATTCCCCACAGCATCCTTTGTCAGGAGGAGGAGTTACAGAAGAAAGACGGATGTGGAGGTGAAATCGAGGCAGGGGTGGTAAACAACGCCCTGGAGAAACACTCCCCAGCCATCTCTGGGAATTTAGACAGCGATACAGAGGTCACACTGGAAAAGATCAATCCCATAACACAGAATGGCCAGCATAAAGCCGTGTCATGTTGAGAAAAGGCAAAGGTGGATCGAAATAACGTGTATGTACACACAGAGGGGAAGGAAAGCTCACAGAGGGGGACAGCTGAAGAAACATTAGAGACAAACATCTCTAAGGACATGCCTGACAGGGAACCAGTGAGTGGGATTTATGGGACCATAAGACTGTCAACAAAAACctacatagaaaaaaaaacctacagaaTGTTTTAAAGTAAAGGCACTTTATCCTGGATACAACTATCTGCAAAATACTTTCAGCATTTATTGATGAAATTGACACATTTGATGATAAATGTTGATAATGTGAATATTAAAGCAGAACACTAGCTAAATGCacatgtatacatttttttttaagtatttccaAAGATGTATacatgtgcatgtgtatgtgtatacTGTACAGTACTGACACTCTTCTGGAAGGACTTCAACACAGTATATACAGTGGAGGAACATGTAGTATTAGTAAAATATCTTGTAGCTAGGTGCTTCGTATGTGTTTCATGAAAGAGAGAACAATGTGGGTAAATTGGTTTTGGTACAGTCTAATTAGTTGTTTATTGCAATGATTTCTCTTCGGTACACAGCAGTTTTATTGCAATGTCGAAACACTTCTATTAGTGataatttattttgatttccTCAGACACCAAAGCAACAATGTTCTCATTCAAGCTTAAACAAGCAAGGGGAAGGTAATGGAGTTTGATACTGTAAGCCAAgttgttcattttctttcagttttgcaCATGTATTTTTCTACTGTATTCTAGTATTCttgttaaattttaaattctcacagatccagctgatgtgtgtgagagaaagaaagggaTGGTAATGGAGAAAGTCAATGCTACAGTCTTCTTTTCTTCCCTTGTATCCTGGGACTGAACAGACCGGCTCACCTGAAGTTTCCTCCATTTCTTCCCCTTTCTTCTTGCCGATTTTCAGCAAACCCTCTCTAGAGCCCTCTCCTCTCCATTTTCCTGCTGTCCTTTCGTCAGTCAGCAAatccccctcctccttcatGCTGCCTGTATTTGCCAacctctctcctcctttctcctcgcCTCCACCGTTCTCTCTGTGAGCAGGGACCTTTTACACCTGCACCATACCttccttttatgttttttttctccttccctcTGCATCTTCCACACTATCTCCTTTGGCAGCCCTCCATTTAAGTCCTTTCTCTTCCCACTTAGTGGTGCTAATGAATCTATTTTTGGCAAATGCCATCAGtcgacaatttaaaaaaaaatgtaaatgtgtaaacTAAAACTCTGGCACTTGGACAGGggaggcagagcagcagcagcagcagcagcagagttcaCTCAGCCAGAACGCAAATGACACTTAGTGACCTTTTGCAAACTTGCAGATATCCGATTTTGTAAATTGTTCATGCTGGGAGCCATACTGTGCTGTAGTGGCGATGTGGAGCATGCAGTGTGACAGTCGCTCGCTTTGCAGAGGTGGAGCCAAAGAGAAAACACCATGTTGGGGATTGCTTAGATATCAGacgtattttctttctttgtacaGATGCATTTGAAAAATCAGGACTCCTTACTAAGATATGCAGTTTACAAGTATTAAGATCAGTCCGaataattctatttatttattttt from Amphiprion ocellaris isolate individual 3 ecotype Okinawa chromosome 14, ASM2253959v1, whole genome shotgun sequence encodes the following:
- the drd1b gene encoding dopamine receptor D1b, whose amino-acid sequence is MDQNFSTVRDGKQLTSERDSSKRVLTGCFLSLLIFTTLLGNTLVCVAVTKFRHLRSKVTNFFVISLAISDLLVAILVMPWKAATEIMGFWPFGAFCNVWVAFDIMCSTASILNLCVISVDRYWAISSPFRYERKMTPKVACLMISVAWTLSVLISFIPVQLNWHRAQTTGYSELNGTYSGELPPDDNCDSSLNRTYAISSSLISFYIPVAIMIVTYTRIYRIAQKQIRRISALERAAESAKNRHSSMGNTSNMESESSFKMSFKRETKVLKTLSVIMGVFVCCWLPFFILNCMVPFCEANLPDGSTEFPCISSTTFDVFVWFGWANSSLNPIIYAFNADFRKAFSILLGCHRLCPGSNAIEIVSINNNMGAPTSNPSCQYQPKSHIPKEGNNSAGYVIPHSILCQEEELQKKDGCGGEIEAGVVNNALEKHSPAISGNLDSDTEVTLEKINPITQNGQHKAVSC